CAGATACTACCACTTTCAACCTTTACCAACCACCATGTCTCAATTTCCGGCTTTAGAAGACTTTGACGACGGTTTGGTTACCGCTCCTGTTGATGACtctaaaaataatactGATTTCTTGGAACGCGAAAAGTTGGCACTTGGAGAGGATGCTGGACAATTCGAAACACCGGAGGATAAAGACGCGTTgttgaattttgaaaatgattcGGAAGCTGAACAAACTAGATTTGAACAGAACTTTCCTCCCATAGATGCTGAAATGCAAGCCTCTGGTACCTTTTCCGCTCCGAAAGCTCCTTACATGGGTCAAGCCGAAGTTCATCCCCCTGAAGACGAAAGCGGTGACCCCGAACCCGTTCGCAAGTGGAAAGAGGATCAAATGAAAAGGATCCAAGAAAGAGATGAGTCTTCCAAAAAGTTGCGCGAATCTAATATCGAGAAGGCCCGCAAGGCtattgatgatttttatGAGAATTTTAATGATAAGAGAGATAAAGTCATTGCCAAGTCGAGAaaagaacaagaaaaactgttggaagaaaatgaaagcaAATCTACTGGAACTACGAGCTGGGAGCGTATCCTGAAGCTTATTGATTTATCCGATAAGCCTGAGGCTCATGGCCGCTCTACAGAACGCTTTCGTGAACTTCTCATCAGCCTTGCAAAAGATAGCAATGCTCCTGGTGCTGCCGGCACAACTGtatcctcttct
This region of Schizosaccharomyces pombe strain 972h- genome assembly, chromosome: II genomic DNA includes:
- the clc1 gene encoding clathrin light chain Clc1, giving the protein MSQFPALEDFDDGLVTAPVDDSKNNTDFLEREKLALGEDAGQFETPEDKDALLNFENDSEAEQTRFEQNFPPIDAEMQASGTFSAPKAPYMGQAEVHPPEDESGDPEPVRKWKEDQMKRIQERDESSKKLRESNIEKARKAIDDFYENFNDKRDKVIAKSRKEQEKLLEENESKSTGTTSWERILKLIDLSDKPEAHGRSTERFRELLISLAKDSNAPGAAGTTVSSSS